In Sus scrofa isolate TJ Tabasco breed Duroc chromosome 12, Sscrofa11.1, whole genome shotgun sequence, the DNA window AATGGTGCTGGATCCTGAGTGTCCTGTTAGTAGTCTTTGCTGAAACTTGTCTTGCGTGTAGACTGATGATTCTCCACTGCTGACACACAAGAACCCTGACATGTGAATGCCTGTCAGCTGCCAACACTTCCCTTTATTCTCAACACATCTTCACCTCACAATATACTCCCTGCTGGTTGATATTAGCACAGTTTAACCTACCTTTAGTTTTGCAGGAAAAGACCTCATCCCATCGCTGAGCCCCTCACCGAGTTACACTGCACTGCCAACTCTACTGTGGCGTGGCCATTGGAAATGGGATAGAGGCTAGGAAAGGGTAAGAATTACATTGCCCACATTTGCAACTTAGGAAGGCTCCACAATCATTTGCTATGAAATGACTATTCTTCAGTATAATTGTGTCCTGAGTGGTCTGTATCTTTAGtgtctgagggttttttttttttttaatcaatagatTTGCCTCTTTAATGGGGTTGTTTGCATTTGAAAAGGGCCACCTGTCCTTTGTAAGGTATCCTGACAATGCATGCCCTGTTTGATTGCTAGTGTAGTCAGGACAAAGAAATAAGTGGGCCCATCAGAATACCTTATTCTCAACTTCAAGATATACAGGAATTCCTCAATGAAGTCGTAACAGTTCTCTCAATATTCATATTTAACAAtgtaaatgatgtgaccaacaaggacttaacttccaaaatacacaaacagctcataataacaaaataaagaacccaataaaaaaatgggcaggaaaactacatagacatttatccaacgagaaaatgaaaagatgctcaacaaatgcaagttaaaactacaatgaggtaacacctcacaccaatcaggatggccatcattaaaaagtctacaaataatcaGTTCTGGAGAAAGTGTagatagagaaaagggaaccttcccaacgctgttgatgggaatgtaaattggtatagccactatggaaaatgtattgcggttccttaaaaactaaaaatagagtagCCATaaaatctagcaatcccactcctgggcatatattcagagaaagcCATAGttcaaagatacacacaccccaatgtttcaatattcatagcagcaccgTTTGTaacagccacgacatggaaacaaccgaaatgtccaccgacagatgaatggataaagactggataaagatgtagaAAATACATACGAGGTACTACTAGCCATCAAAAGAATGAGTAAcactgtttgcagcaacatgggttgacctagagattatcatacgaaaCCAAAGACTgatatcatatgtggaatctaaaacatgatacaaatgaacttattttacaaaacaaaaaccaactcacAGACAGgagacaaatttatggttaccaaaggggaaagggggtggggaagggataaactgggagtttgggattagcagatacaaactactaaatctaaaagagataaacaacaaggtatgtagcagagggaactatataccctgtaataaaccataatggaaaacatgaaaaattacatacacacacatacatactaactgaatcactttgctgtccacctgaaattaatacaacgctaaatcaactatacctcaaagatttttttaaattaaaaaaagggacaATGCCAGTTTGGAGAGGAGACAGATGATACAACCTGAAAGCTGGCAATAACAgttcttttacacacacacacatatatatatattttttttttttgtctttttttgctatttcttgggccgatcccggggcatatggaggttcccaggctaggggtcgaatcggagttgtagccgccggcctacgccagagccacagcaacgcgggatccgaggcgcatctgcaacctacaccacagctcacggcaacgccagatccttaacccactgagcaagggcagggaccgaacctgcaacctcacggttcctagtcggattcattaaccaccgggccacgacgggaactcccacacatattttttaagttgtaaaaGTAATATGCATGTTGAAAGAAATGCAAACATGGGAGAACAGTAGTTAGAGAGGAACATGAAAGACCAGGGTTGGAGGCTTGAAGAGACAGAGGGGAGTGTGGCTCACACAATCTTTTCACAGCTGCCCATCCACACAGACCATGGCCTAACACATGCTGGTCCTCATCTCACCCTTCCTGGATACCACTGTTCACTTCctttaaacaaatgaaatctgTCAACTAAGAGGAGAAAGGGTGGATTTCACACCTGTGTCCTTTATAAGACAACTGTCCCTTGTCATCTGGGTTGTCAAAAGACATCTGACAGCACTAATACGCTTAAGGGATCAACCATGAAAAATGGGCCTCTCAGGTAACTGGTCGGTACAATCAATGGTAATTACCTTGATCCCTTCTCAGCTTTAAAAGATGAGGTCCCCATTTCTAGAAGTTCCATGAAACACGTGACCGGCACTCATGGGGATAAAGGCTACAGGAAGTCACGCCTGTTCAGGACACAACCGAGAGACTGTACGGATGagggctgggtgggagggagcACCCAATCGAGGCACAGGTGGAGATCTCTAGGTATCACTTAGAACCTTTAGGTCAGGGACCGTCTTTTTTTCCAGTTCGCTCAAGAAAACTAGCAAGTATTagggttggaatttttttttctcttcatgtcAGACACAAAAAAACTAAGTATTCAAAAAGGCATAAgactgagcagcagctgccagctgtATACACTAAGGGACAGGCCTCCTCCCCACAACCCTCCCACCTCACAGGCCCTGCCCCTCAAGCTCATCAGATCTCTGCACGGGCCTCCTGAGCTCTAAGACTACCCTGGGATGGCACCCGTCAGACACCCTCCATCCTAGCACTTCAAGTCTTCAGAGTGTGCAGAGCAATGGGCCACGGGCAGGTAGCCAGAGTTAGGTATTCAAGAGCCTATTAGGGCCAACAttggcccagggcctgggccttCACCTTGCAGCACCCCTCACTGCAGCCGGCACCACACAAAGCTCCGTATTATCTCAGCTTTTTTCTCTGTGACCAGCAACAGGTGACAATCATTTGTGTGCCAGTCCCACGGGTCTAGTGACTGGCCGACCGGTAAATCCTAGCCGGCTACCTGTGACTCCACCTGCTTTCCTCCCACTTACATGACAGTTATAAGGGTAACCTTGTATTTGACCTAATTTCACACTTTGCGCTTTAAACTTTTTTACTAGTACCATTGCTGGCACTTCTAGCACCCTCACAAGACTGGTATACAACACACAGGAGACTGGGGCAGCAGGTTTCAAAAACTCTCTTTATTCCAATGTGAAATGAAGACGTGAtggtttaaaaacaagaaaaagttcttgATCAGCTGTGGGGATGCCTCGCTTGCTAGCTCACACCCACTCCCTTTGAAACACGGTGTTTGGACAGACCATACCCATAAGCAGCTCCCCGCAAAGCCACCAGGCAGATGCCCCAGCCCGGGGACAGCTCCCTCCAGCTCCCAAGGGTGGccatctccccccacccatcagggctcaACAATAGGCACAGAGAAGCGGCACAGGCAGGCGGCGGAGGGGCAGCCGGGGCCCGTGGGGGCCACCCCCTTCTGCAGCACCCCCTCTGCCACCCTCAGAGCTCCTCTCTGTAGAAGGTGCTTGGAGACAAGGACCAGGTAGGGAGCTGGGTTCCACAAGTTAAGTGACAGTCACTCCTGTGGATCTGTAACTTCTCCCCCAGGACCCATGACTCAGCCCTGGTTCCCCTagacgcccccacccccactgtgcgTCAGGCAGCTGAGGTTCAATGGGGAGGATACATTCAGACTATACCCCTCCCCCAGGTTATCCCCAGCTGGGGTGCAGTAAGTTAGGGAGGCAGCACCTCCTGCTGGGGCCCAAGGGcagagaggctggggctgggcgcAGGGGAGTCCACCCCTTTCCCCACCCCAAGCACAGCCAGGCCAGGCCCAACCACAGTTAGTAATAAAGCCACTGAGGCTCTCACCCCCCACAAACTAAAGTGCACCTCAACCCTCCAGCCCTGCCACAGAGCTCTGGCTCCCTCTCCCAGGACACAGGAAAGCTCCCCTCTTTTTTGGCTTCAAACCTGGACTTTCAGCCAGGTCAGGCCCAGGGGCAGTGGCAGCAAAAGCAGCAGCCATAATGTCAAACATACAAATGACCTGAGAAATCTCATCTGCGCATCACCCACTCAGAACCGGCTCGGGGCTATGTACAGTTGGGAAGGACGGATCAGGACACTCGCGGCAtggacacactcacacacacctgCTTGAGGATGGGGGGCTCCAGGGGGCACCTGCCCCCCAGCTGGGAACTGATGCCCATACACTCCATTCACATGTCTTTGATTAGGCCTCTGCATCGTATATTCACTGAACCAGTGCAAGAACATCTTTCGGGGGGTCAGGCACACCAGGCCAGGGTCCCAGGAGGATGCtgagggtggggttggggttggAAACGTGGAGGAAGAGGGACTTGCTTCCTCTCCCGATGTGCAGGGCGTGCTCCCTTCTCCTGGAGTCTGCATCACTGGGTAACGGGGCAGCTGACTGTCCgtctgtctctccctttctacTCCTGCAAGCTCGGGGAAGAAGGGTCCTTGGCAGCCGGAGGCTGGGAAGCCGCATCCTCTGAGGCCCCCGCTGGCTCTGGCTCAGTGGCCATGGGCTCCTCAGCCTTATCCCTGTTCTTGATGGCCTCCTGGAGCTGGTGCCGCCGTGCCACCTCAGCTTTCAGATTCTCCAAGTCTTTTTGGCTGAGCAGAAGGATGGGGGCGAAGGGTGGCTATCAGAGTGGCCCTGGGCCCTCCGTCACCCTACTGGCTTTGCTTAAACTTAGGACAAGATCAGGCTCTGCGCTTGCTTCCTTCCCCAAAGCAGAGAGTGCTGAAAAACAACTCCACGCACTTGACAGCCTCCAGTTAAGGCCTGGCTCTCACTCAGCCTTCACGCCCAGTTCAAACCCGCCGCACTCTGGCCGCTCCTACAGCCAATTACACCCAGGAAACAGGTGCGGGTGCAACACAGTAGGTACACTGTGAAAGCGCTCGTGCTGAGCTGACCGAAGCCAAGCCCCACACAGGAGGACAGGAGTTGGGACTGAGGACCCCCTGAAGGCAGCACTGCTTCTGAGAGTCGCCCAGGGCCGCTCAGGGCCCGGCATGAAGGCACATCTCCACAGACACAGCAGGGGCCAGAGAAAGCACGGAGGCCCTGTTTACCTACCGACGCCAAACAATCCGAAATACCTACGTGCGTGGTTCGCTACAATCTCGcgcccaaggaaaaaaaaggggaagcAAAGATTACAGATCTATGTCTGCCCAATTATGCACAAAGAATTCACAAAGACATCCTCAGCCCTCGGCCGAACTTCTCCgttctgagccatgtcagtgCAGGATGTGTTTAAAAAACCCAGGAAACTAAAGGCCAGCTTTCAGGGGGGGCGGGATGCCTCACCTGAGAGGAATGAAGAGGATGCCGTTGATGACGTTCAGCTGTTCCAAGACGCTGGCCATGCTGGGGGCTGTGAACTGAGGGGAGCAGGAAGGGTGAGCCACCACGGGCAGAagaaggctgggctggggcgCAGCCGGCCCggccggggttgggggtggggggcctacCTTGAGGGGCGGGATGTTGGCGCTGGAGCCGTTGCGGTAGATTTCGTTCATGGTGCGCTGCAGGGCTACGGCCTGCTGGGTCAGGCACTTGAGGTACTCGGAGCTCTCCTTGGTCTTCTCGTGGTCCTCGCCCAGCTGCACGGGCGGGAGAGGTTAAAGAACCCCAGCGCCGTagccccgcccgccgccgccgtagccccgcccgccgccgccgtagccccgcccgccgccgccgccgctgcccacCTGCGTCTTGTAGATGGTGTAGCCTTCCTTCTCATGCTGCAGCGCTGAACGGAACTCGGCTTTGCTCTCATAGACCCGGGCGACGAGGTGGTGGCTGTAGGGAGGCACGGCGCGGGGGCGAGGGAGGGACGTGAGTGGGGAGCTGATGGGGGGCGGTGCGGACTACTCTAGACCCCACTCTGGAATCTCTCCGAGGGGAAGAAGGCGCAAGTCGCAGAGAAGAGATGCAAGTTGAGAGAAAGTTCCTCAGGAGTCAGGTGGAGAACAGAGCGCTGGATCCCATGCCCGCCCTCAATGCAAGTACTTCCTGGGACCCTGTGGCCcggggcctccctgcccccaacccagcACAGCCTCACCTGAGGGCCACCTTGAGGGACTTGGGCCCGTGGTACTTGGTGCTGACGGCCAGCGCATTCTCCAGGAAGCGCAGCGATAGGTCATACTCCATCACTCCGTGCAGCACCAGCCCGATGTTGTTCTGGGGGCAGTCGGGAGGGCCCTGGTCAGCTCCCACTCCCCTGGGATGGAGCCTAGTCCCgctgcccctccccagcactCACGTCCAGCAGCGCCATCTCAGGATGGTCCTCCCCGAACACGAGCAGTGTGAGGTAGCGGGCGCGGTACAGCAGGCTCAGGGCGGTGGACAGCTGGCTGCTGGCGAAGCAGTACAGGGCCAGGTGCATCTGCGGGGCGCAGACGCGTCAGGCCCCGcggcccccaggccccacccacctGGGCAGGCCCTACCCCCGGCGGTTACTCACGTATTCCTGGATGGTGCTGGGATGCTCGATGCCCAGCACCCGCTCACTCATCAGCACAGCCTTCTGTTGGTTACTGAGGGCCTGGGGGAGTTGGGGGCTGTCATTCCCGGTGGTAGTGCCCCTCCCTGAGTCTGCCTGCCCCATAAGCACTGGTCACAGCCCGGGGCATGttagctcctgggccagggattgaacctgagccacagctgtgacctatgccacagctgccccaacagcagatccttaacccattccgctgggctgaggattgaacccatgccgcaAAGGAGACAATGGCCAGAACTCCTCcggcagcaattttttttctagggcctcacctgcagcatatggaagttcccaggctaggggttgaatgggaactacagctgccggctacacccatagcaacgcgggatccaggtcatgttggcaacctacaccacagctcatggcaacttcagacccttaacccactgagcaatgccagggatcaaacccacatcctcatggatactagtcaggttcattaccgctgagccacagcgggaactcctttaactGCAATTTCTAGTTTTACTCTGTGCAAAGGCAGCGGGTAGTGGTCAAGTTCAGCTGCTGTGACCATGGAAGTCTATACCCCACGAAGACTGCTTCATGTTTTAAAGTACacattatacacatacacacatacataacaaATCTAAAATCATGCTAAAATTAAAAGCATTCATAATAAGAAAAGGCACAcgcagacaaaagaaaacaagagaccTATGGCTGGAGGGGGCATTGGGCACATACAGTGCACCTGGCTCAGGAAACAGCCCCTTGAAGCCCCAGGGCCAACTACCAGGCCTCAGGATGGCTACTGGCAACAGCACGGACTCCCAGGAGCTTTGCACAGCACTTGCAAGGCACTGGGTATTCTAGTCAGAACTCAGGGAGGCCCTGCTATCACTCCCACTCTGTCCTTGGGTACGGCAGCTCTCCCCAGAACACAGCTCTCCAGTGGTGCGGACAGGCACGGGCACTGCCCCAAGTCTCCACCTGCTCCTCCGGAGGTTGGCAGCAGACCAGGCCTCTGGGATAACAGGGGCTCCGGTTTCGAGGCCTGGACTCCTACTTCCTGCTGCCCAGGAGGTGAAAACACACAGGCTCCTTCCCTCACCACCCCCCGTGCCAGGTCCAAGCGCCAGGTTCTGCTGGCAGCCCAGAGGGTGCACAAGGCCCACCTCGGCGTAGTCACCCATGATGTAGTGGAGGCGGGCGAGGAGGCGCAGGCAGGCGCAGATCTCCACGTGCATGGCTCCGTACACGTTGTTAAACAGGTTCAGCGCCTCGTTAATGAGCTCACAGccctccttcaggaagcctgcAGGGCACCCGAGGGTGGAAGGTCAGGGCCAGCCCCAGGGGggacccttcccctccccctggcagCACCTGCCACGCACCCTGCTGCACTTTGGCCTGCCCGCTCTGGAAGAAGTGGAAGGCATCCGAGGCCTTCGGGTTGACGTGTTTGACCACAGGGAAGATGTTGAGCACGTCCTCCTCCGTGAACGCGGGTTTGTGACGGCTGTCGAAGCTGTACTCCTTCAGCAGGATCTGGGGACGCAGCCCAACACCCACAGGCATCCTCAGCCCAGGCACAAATGGCCAGACCACCCCCCACATGTCCCCCCCGGCCCTGGGGACCCTGCGGGACCCTGCATCGGGCCCACCTGGATTCCGGTTTTCAGGGAGATCTCCCGCAGCAGCGTGATCTTCTGCAGCCCGTAGATCTCCACGGCCTGGTCCACGGTCTcactggggaggaggggcaggtgggcCCAAGCAGCTCGGTGCCCGTCCACCCCTTCTCCACAGGCTCTCCACCCACACGAAGAGCCCCCTCCCAGTTCCCCTGCCCACTCCCCAAACAAGTGGTCCTCCACAGCTCACCCCTTCCCCCTCACCCCGTTCCCCTGCTGGACCAAACACCCCAGCACCCGCTCACGCACCACTCGAGGCTGAAGTCAAAGTAGTTCTTGGCCTCCTGGCAGATGTTCTTCCAAAGCTCCTGGGGGGTCATGACCGCCCAGGCTGTGTTATCCGCTGCCCCTGGGGGCCGGTTTCTCCTCCGCCTGTTCCTCTTCTTGGAGACCAGCTCGTCGGCAGGCAGGTGAGCCACAGGGTTGGGGTAGGAGCTCAGGAAGCAGTTTAGGAAGTGGCTGATGGCGGCCGAGAGCCCCGAGAGCTCGACCCCCTGTGAGGGAGGTTGGATCAATGTCACCCCCTGGGCTCCCCCGACATCCCCATGACCCGGGCTAGGGCAGGAGCAGCAGTACCTGTAAGTACGTCTTGAAGATGTGCTTGGCAGAGCGGGTGATGAGCTCCCCGATGCCAATTTTCTGCAAGGGTTCAGGGAGGGGAATCTGAGTCAGACCCCaggcctccagcccagccccaccaGCTCAGAGCCGCCCTGGGCACCACTCACATAGATGTGATCCAGCTGCTCCCGGGCTGGGCTCCGGAGCACCAGGTCCAGCACCTTGCCCAGGTAGCGCATGTTGATGCCACGCTGGCGCATCACCTCGGCCAGCGTGGCCCCATCCATGGGCAGCACCGCGTGGTCTGCACAGTCCTTCACCTGCGGGCCGCAGCAGGTcaggcccccagccccggccctctgcttcctcccaccctggccctctgcttcctcccaccccagctcttCCTCAGGGAGCTCACGCGGCCCTGAGGCCCTGAGGGAAGAAGGGGCCTAAGACCCCAGCTCCCAgacaggaagagggaaggagagaaagcagcAAGGACTCGAGACCTTGCCCCCGGTCTTCTGCAGAGGCCTCGTCAGCCCTGTACTGCTGGGCCTGCCCGGCGGGGAAGCGGGGCTGAGGAAGCTGCACAGGTGAGAGCCCAGTGCAGCAGCAGCACGGGCTCCCCTGGGAGCAATCGCAAAGGAACAAGTACCACTGCTTCACCTGGCGGCCGTGCCAAGCCTTGCAGGGGTCTGGGGCAGTTGGCACTGTGGGCTTGGCTCAAAGATCAGGGGACAAGCATGGCACCTGAGCTCAGGGCTGCCTCAGTAAGGAGCGAGCACCCGGTCATCCACAGGGCCTAGGTATAAagctggtggggagggaagatGACCCCACCCCTGTGTCAGCCACCCCATCACATAGGGACTTTTAGGACCAGAccccagctgccagcccacgaGGCAGGGAACGGAGCAGAACCCATTGCCTCCCTCGGCCCCTCTGTGCCAGCTGCCTCCTTCTGGGGATGAGAACTCCACCCTGCCTGCCCCGGGGGGGTCAACAGGCCTAAGTCACTCCTGCGAAGGATCCTTATCCTTCAGAGAGGCCCCAGCACCCATAACAGCACCCCTGAGCAgcctcccaccctgcccctgccctcaccAAGCCGGGGATCTGGCAGGAGAGCAGAAAGGCAGCGGCATCTTTCAGCAGCTGCTTCTGGTCCCGAACTTCCTCCTGGCAGGACTCGGGGAAGCGAAcccctgtgggggggggggcagaggcaTGAGCCAGGCAGGTGGGCAGACAGGCCAACCAACACTGGAGCCCTAGAGGTCCACTCACCTGGCGAGAAGATGTCAGGGTTGAAGCGGACGTCGAAGGCCGTGCTGCTGATGGAGCCCACTGCCTTGCACGCATTGCGGATCACCTCTCGGCTCCGAGGGTCTGCTGTGGAGACACAGCCCGCTGGGAGGCAGCCCCACTCTCCCACTGCTGGGGCAGTGGCCCGAGCCTCCCCTGGCCTGGGGCTCCCCCTACAGCCGCAGCAGCCCCACCTGTCCCATCATCCGAAGCGATGGTCTCCGCCAGCTCCTTCACCTTAGCCAGGCCACTGGCACTGCTGCCCTCTTCCTTGCTTCCCGCCTCGGGTGCTGGAGGGTCTTCAGGCTTGGACTCTGAGGAGGGGGGACTGCCGTTCTCCAGGGATGTGGGGTTCTCCGTCTTGCTGGCCTTCTGCTGCATCAGCTGCAGGGCCGCCAGCTTCATGAAGAGGAGGTACCTAGAGCACAGTGGATGGGGCAGAGCGGGGATGGGAGAGGAGGCTATCAAGCAGCTCTGCCAGCCAGCAGATCCCTGCTGGCTGTGGAGACCACAGCCAGGCCTCAGCTCCTGTCCCGCCGGGGTTAAGGGATGTTGGGCAGGGCAccctgctggcctggggcccCGTCCTGCCCAGTGTGCAAGTGTCAGTGCATGTGTGCATCTGCCATCCCAGCAATTCTAGCAGAGGGCAGCAGGTCACAGCAAAAACAGAGATCTTCCCAGACAGCAAGAGCACAGCTAGGTGTTGGGGAGAGTGGCTCACCACAGAGCCCAGGGCTCCAAGACTGCCAGGAACCCCACTGGCACTTTGAAAGAAAGCTTTTCTTGTGGCAGTAGAAAGTTGATGGGTTGACTCCTGAGCACTAAACGACAGTGGCAGGGACAccccctgcccttcctccagGCCCCTGGCATGAGGAGATTCAAAAATACCCCAGCTGATTGCCATGTGCTCCTTAAGGGAACAGCACTACTCTAGTTGAAAGGTAATGGTCTGACCatttgctaggtttttttttgtttgttttttgtctttttgccatttcttgagccgctcctgcggcatatggaggttcccaggcaaagggttgaatcggagctgtagccaccagcctacgccagagccacagcaatgagggatccgagccgcgtctgtgacccacaccatagctcacagcaacaccagatccttaacccactgggcggggccagggatcgaacccacaacctcatggttcctagtcggattcgttaaccactgtaccacgatgggaactcccatttgctaGTTTTTGATTCCTACAAAGCTCCTGGTTGTCTGTATGGAGGAGCCAGAAGTCACAGCGGGTGGCGCTGGGACCGAGAAGAGCGTGGCCACAGCTAGCTcctcctcacttttttttccccaccacacTTAAAGCgtaagtaagttcccaggccagggatggaacctaagtcccagcagtgacccaagccacagcagtgacaacccggAGTCCTTAACCACCGGGGAACGCCACGCTCTTCACTTTTCAAAGCCTCTCCCGTCAAGGCTCAGCCCCTGGGCCACCGGGAAGGATGCAGCCACCCGCCCGCACTCCCCACCTGTGCTCCACGAAGGCGTCCACCAGCTCCTGGCGCAGGCAGCAGAGCTTGTGGCGGTGGGCGCGGGGGAAGCCGGCGCGGGTGCACTCCTCAGGCAACACCTCGCCGGGCACGGGCAGGAAGTTGAGGTCGGGGGGGAAGGTGCGCAGCAGGTCGAGGATGTAGTGGCGCCCGTCGTTGCCGATGATGCCCTTGCACTCCACGGAGGAGCAGAGCTCCACCTCCTCGTCCCGGTCGTTGAGCACCCGGTGCCTCAGGATCTTGAGGGGCCGGCTCGTGCGTTCCAAGAGCTCCAGGTACCTCGGGTGAGACACCACCGTCTTGCCAAAGTCAATGGAGCCGTAGATGACGCTCTGCTCCTGATCGCGCTCCAGGATGCCGGGGATGATGGACTGGGCCGTGACGCGGTAGCCGCGGTAATCCACCACCACCGTGCCCAGCGTGTACAGCCCCTCCACATCCACGGCGTTGTACGTGCGCACGCCGTTCAGGTCATTGGTGGGCGCCACGTAGGCCGCCACGTCCCCGCCGAAGTCCTTGTAGTGGTCGCGGACGTCGAAGCCCAGGCTGAAGAAGATGTTGTTCCAGATGAACATCTGCATCTTGGTCTCCTCGCTGGGGTTGATGGCCATCACGTTGCCGTCGATGACCGCCATGGCGCCCCGCGTGGCTGCCGCTGTGAAGTCGCTGTGCACCTGGGGGTCCGAGGGCGGGAGAGTGAGCGAGCCTCAGGGTTCATTCCCCCTGGCCAAGCTcacccagggctgctggggcGAAGCAGGAGGCAGTTTCCTCACATTCGAAAAGCGAGAAACCCGCTTGGACACGTATAAGGTGTCGAAAGAGAGCAGAGGGTGGTGATTAACAGGGAGCATGAGGCCTggggtgcggggcggggggggtgtcTAGGATCCATCATCATAAAACAGTGACACGGAAGGAGCCAAATTATCTGTTATGCTTTGTTAAATATTCCCAATGTGCATAATTAATCAGGGTGCATTTTAAGTTCTAACTTTATTGTACAGTGCATTATTGAAAATACCAAGgaaatatgcttttgtttttaacaacATGTGAGTGGAAGTCACGCTAGTTGGCAATACTTGATtgtaaaaatcagtaaaataattgtattatgcgcacacacacacacacataaaacagtGACACAAAAGTATGGCATCCAGAAGATTACAAGAGGTAATACCCGCACGACACCTGGCCACCTCTAGCAAAATGAGCACCCGGGCCATTTAGATCTTATTTTCACCATTATCATCTCTAGGCAATAAAATTATGgaagattttaaactttttttttttttttttttggtctttttgccatttcttgggccgctcctgcggcatatggaggttcccaggctaggggtgtaattggagctatagccgctggcctacaccatggccacagcaacacaggatccgagccgcattctgcgacctacaccacagctcacgacaacgccggatcgttaacccgctgagtaaggccagggatcgaacccacaacctcatggttcctattcggatttgttaaccactgcgccacaacgggaactccctaaactttttttttttttttttgctttcacagggtggcacctgcagcatagggaggttcccgggctgggggttggatcggggctatagctgccagcctaggccacaggcacagcaacgccggatccttaacccactaagcgatgccagggatcaaaccctcaacctcatgattcctagtcggattcgtttccgctaggccacgacagaactcctaaAC includes these proteins:
- the CLUH gene encoding clustered mitochondria protein homolog isoform X1, whose protein sequence is MAWAWVCASCCRQLAEVVLPTPSGVGAEERTPLLGPVPSILRGPGTPNAESSCPPSSFTSSDPLLEACRKVGLSTGGTSTWGPGATEASWPATVLLADLEQDARQGECALPRAAPAGLAPLKPEASWISSSGPTSCMGARVETEAGTRGTGSAGPEPETWPLRCHGGPMTSEPRRGQPPTTPELPSVMLLNGDCPEGLKKEAGAPEPPRENGLDEAEPGEETTGQEVIVIQDTGFSVKILAPGIEPFSLQVSPQEMVQEIHQVLMDREDTCHRTCFSLHLDGNMLDHFSELRSVEGLQEGSVLRVVEEPYTVREARIHVRHVRDLLKSLDPSDAFNGVDCNSLSFLSVFTDGDLGDSGKRKKGLEMDPIDCTPPEYILPGSRERPLCPLQPQNRDWKPLQCLKVLTMSGWNPPPGNRKMHGDLMYLFVITAEDRQVSITASTRGFYLNQSTAYHFNPKPASPRFLSHSLVELLNQISPTFKKNFAALQKKRVQRHPFERIATPFQVYSWTAPQAEHAMDCVRAEDAYTSRLGYEEHIPGQTRDWNEELQTTRELPRKNLPERLLRERAIFKVHSDFTAAATRGAMAVIDGNVMAINPSEETKMQMFIWNNIFFSLGFDVRDHYKDFGGDVAAYVAPTNDLNGVRTYNAVDVEGLYTLGTVVVDYRGYRVTAQSIIPGILERDQEQSVIYGSIDFGKTVVSHPRYLELLERTSRPLKILRHRVLNDRDEEVELCSSVECKGIIGNDGRHYILDLLRTFPPDLNFLPVPGEVLPEECTRAGFPRAHRHKLCCLRQELVDAFVEHRYLLFMKLAALQLMQQKASKTENPTSLENGSPPSSESKPEDPPAPEAGSKEEGSSASGLAKVKELAETIASDDGTDPRSREVIRNACKAVGSISSTAFDVRFNPDIFSPGVRFPESCQEEVRDQKQLLKDAAAFLLSCQIPGLVKDCADHAVLPMDGATLAEVMRQRGINMRYLGKVLDLVLRSPAREQLDHIYKIGIGELITRSAKHIFKTYLQGVELSGLSAAISHFLNCFLSSYPNPVAHLPADELVSKKRNRRRRNRPPGAADNTAWAVMTPQELWKNICQEAKNYFDFSLECETVDQAVEIYGLQKITLLREISLKTGIQILLKEYSFDSRHKPAFTEEDVLNIFPVVKHVNPKASDAFHFFQSGQAKVQQGFLKEGCELINEALNLFNNVYGAMHVEICACLRLLARLHYIMGDYAEALSNQQKAVLMSERVLGIEHPSTIQEYMHLALYCFASSQLSTALSLLYRARYLTLLVFGEDHPEMALLDNNIGLVLHGVMEYDLSLRFLENALAVSTKYHGPKSLKVALSHHLVARVYESKAEFRSALQHEKEGYTIYKTQLGEDHEKTKESSEYLKCLTQQAVALQRTMNEIYRNGSSANIPPLKFTAPSMASVLEQLNVINGILFIPLSQKDLENLKAEVARRHQLQEAIKNRDKAEEPMATEPEPAGASEDAASQPPAAKDPSSPSLQE